In the Salvelinus fontinalis isolate EN_2023a chromosome 34, ASM2944872v1, whole genome shotgun sequence genome, one interval contains:
- the LOC129833033 gene encoding spidroin-2-like, producing the protein MRQRSSWTRQRSSWTRERSSWTTGRGVVGPGRGVAGPGRGVVGPGRDVVGPGREVVGPGRGVAGPGRGVVGPGRGVAGPGRGVTAQDRGVAGQGRGVSGPGRGVTGPGRGLAGPGREVAGPGRGVAGPGRGVSGPGREVAGPGRGVAGPGRGVPGPDREVAGPWRGVAGPGREVAGPGRGVAGPGRGVAGPGRGVAGPGRGVAGPGRGVVEPGRGVAGPGRGVAGPGRGLSGPGREVAGPGRGVAGPGRGVPGPDREVAGPGRGVAGQGREVAGPGRGVAGPGSGVAGPGRGVAGPGRGVTGPWRGVVGPGRGVAGPGRGVAGPGREVAGPGRGVAGPGRGVAGPGRGVAGPGRGVVEPGRGVAGPGRGVAGPGRGVAGPGRGVAGPGREVAGPGRGVAGPGRGVAGPWTGVVGPGRGVVGPGRGLAGPGIGIV; encoded by the coding sequence atgaggcagaggagtagctggaccaggcagaggagtagctggaccagggagagaaGTAGTTGGACAAccgggagaggagtagttggaccagggagaggagtagctggaccagggagaggagtagttggaccagggagagacgtagttggaccagggagagaagtagttggaccagggagaggagtagctggaccaggcagaggagtagttggaccagggagaggagtagctggaccaggcagaggagtaacTGCACAAgacagaggagtagctggacaaGGCAGAGGAGTatctggaccaggcagaggagtaactggaccaggcagaggattAGCTGGGCCAGGCAGAgaagtagctggaccagggagaggagtagctggaccagggagaggagtatcTGGTCCAGGGAGAgaagtagctggaccagggagaggagtagctggaccaggcagaggagtaccTGGACCAGACAGAGAAGTAGCTGGACCTTGGAGAGgtgtagctggaccaggcagagaagtagctggaccagggagaggagtagctggaccaggcagaggagtagctggaccagggagaggagtagctggaccagggagaggagtagctggaccagggagaggagtagttgaaccaggcagaggagtagctggaccagggagaggagtagctggaccagggagaggattATCTGGTCCAGGGAGAgaagtagctggaccagggagaggagtagctggaccaggcagaggagtaccTGGACCAGACAGAgaagtagctggaccagggagaggtgTAGCTGGACAAGGCAGAgaagtagctggaccagggagaggagtagctggaccagggagtggagtagctggaccagggagaggagtagctggaccagggagaggagtaactggaccatggagaggagtagttggaccagggagaggagtagctggaccagggagaggtgtagctggaccaggcagagaagtagctggaccagggagaggagtagctggaccaggcagaggagtagctggaccagggagaggagtagctggaccagggagaggagtagttgaaccaggcagaggagtagctggaccagggagaggagtagctggaccagggagaggagtagctggaccagggagaggagtagctggaccaggcagagaagtagctggaccagggagaggagtagctggaccagggagaggagtagctggaccatggacaggagtagttggaccagggagaggagtagttggaccaggcagaggattAGCTGGACCAGGCATAGGAATAGTttga